CTCAGCAGCGCATGGGCAGGCCGTGATGCGGGCTGCGCCAAGCGGAGCAGGGCGTGGGCCAGATGTGTCGGGGAAACGGTGCGGGCCGCCCAGGCGTCGCACGCCTCCTCACTGGCCCGGCGCCACGCGGCCAGCACCATCCAGTTCAGGGGTTGGAACCACAGGAGGTGGGTCAGCGCCCCCAGCGCCACGGTCCACGCCGGATCACGGCGGAGCAGGTGGGCATATTCATGGGCCACCACGGCGTTGAGTTGCTGGTGGGTCAGGTGATTCGTCAGGTCAGGGGGAATCAGGATCGTGTGGCGGCCCAGGGCACAGGGGCCTGCCACGGGCCCCTGCAGCAGACGAACATGCCGCAGAGGCGCGTGACGCGCTACGTCGCCCAGGATGCGCTGGAGTGCTGGATCGTCGCTTGGCCGGGCGCTGCGGAGCGGCAGATGGCGCCAGGCGAGGCCATAGCGCACCACCGTCCAACCGGCACTGCCCAGGAGCAGGATGAGAGCCCAGGGCACCCCTGGCTTAGACAGGGGCAAAGGGATGGCGGCGTGGGTTGAAGCGCCAGGACGTGCAACAGCGCCGTCAAGTCGTTGAGGCGCGAGTGTGGTGGGGGCGCGCTCAGGAGCGCGGGTGGGCGCAGCAGCCGTCATGAGGCCAACGACGCGGGGCGGGCTGAACACGCTGACACTCAGCAGGGCCGTACCAACCGGCAAGCACAGCGCCAGGCGCAAGAGGCGGTCGCGGAGGGCCGCTGCTGGGGTAAA
Above is a window of Deinococcus reticulitermitis DNA encoding:
- a CDS encoding M56 family metallopeptidase produces the protein MTEWLLTYLLHSTLVLSPVLLLVNVFTPAAALRDRLLRLALCLPVGTALLSVSVFSPPRVVGLMTAAAPTRAPERAPTTLAPQRLDGAVARPGASTHAAIPLPLSKPGVPWALILLLGSAGWTVVRYGLAWRHLPLRSARPSDDPALQRILGDVARHAPLRHVRLLQGPVAGPCALGRHTILIPPDLTNHLTHQQLNAVVAHEYAHLLRRDPAWTVALGALTHLLWFQPLNWMVLAAWRRASEEACDAWAARTVSPTHLAHALLRLAQPASRPAHALLSPSASTSHLTVRITAWNDPLGADQEAKHFAPVSP